Proteins encoded by one window of Myxococcus guangdongensis:
- a CDS encoding HEAT repeat domain-containing protein yields MRRPRLAVRTAVLSTLLLTGSLSAWYFTRPTVVAGEGTPVVVSDSRLPLFQWTPGEERVYRFAWDDLQRVELPMPVPGGSASAGAVEGTLHLEGSLALRALEVRPDGTRVRLSLKSLERHDAVLSGQQLFPDAASVVAQLPESASAWVELDAKGALLAVRFSESEPAMFRQLAQTLAAELFPTTLRDAAEWDVVESNQTGEVQARFQFDGDSVLTRRRTRYVALNAAGKGRPFQQELRSLTRFERTPDGRMAGVSHDEVLDATRTDGAPLMSRRMRLRVTFSARSMAPLLATNEDKPLVRKPEQIVFEGDKETALLRSQADGMTVDEVLRVLASATRPESIPELDRFVRRAIAALKLEPGRTRELAASFLRPGVNPGLRELTMDVLAGTGHAQAQALMRELLQAPVAREHETSYGLMLQRAGFLETPEPETARMLTTLREQARVGNDVATRRASEYALGGVVSKLPPGDPNVATYLRPLQDSLRDAKDPQDRMHALRALGNTRQEAVLDQAQPYLRDDSTEVRAAAAESLRAVPQEIATRMLLDSLVQEPERLVQAALLDALDARTLDGADLERLRTWVVSGGMVSGVEATLLNLITHRIDGGGAPVLQMLQALALRPGQQSSTRARIMSLMAQSSAELGG; encoded by the coding sequence ATGCGTCGCCCGAGGCTCGCCGTCCGTACGGCCGTGCTGTCCACCCTGCTGCTCACCGGCTCGCTGTCCGCCTGGTACTTCACGCGCCCCACCGTCGTCGCGGGCGAGGGGACCCCGGTCGTCGTGAGCGACTCCCGCCTGCCCCTGTTCCAGTGGACGCCGGGCGAGGAGCGCGTCTATCGGTTCGCCTGGGATGACCTGCAGCGCGTGGAGCTCCCGATGCCCGTGCCGGGGGGCTCGGCCTCCGCCGGCGCGGTGGAGGGCACGCTGCACCTGGAGGGCTCGCTGGCCCTGCGCGCGCTCGAGGTCCGTCCGGACGGCACGCGGGTGCGGTTGTCGCTGAAGTCCCTGGAGCGACACGACGCGGTGCTCTCGGGCCAGCAGCTCTTCCCCGACGCGGCCTCCGTGGTGGCGCAGCTGCCCGAGTCCGCGTCCGCCTGGGTGGAGCTGGACGCGAAGGGCGCGCTCCTGGCGGTGCGCTTCTCGGAGTCGGAGCCCGCCATGTTCCGTCAGCTCGCGCAGACGCTCGCCGCGGAGCTGTTCCCCACCACGCTGCGCGACGCGGCCGAGTGGGACGTCGTCGAGTCCAACCAGACGGGCGAGGTCCAGGCCCGCTTCCAGTTCGACGGGGACTCCGTCCTGACGCGGCGGCGCACGCGCTACGTGGCGCTGAACGCCGCGGGGAAGGGACGGCCGTTCCAGCAGGAGCTGCGCTCGCTCACCCGCTTCGAGCGCACGCCGGACGGCCGGATGGCCGGGGTGTCCCACGACGAGGTGCTGGACGCGACGCGGACGGATGGCGCCCCGCTGATGTCGCGCCGGATGCGCCTGCGCGTGACGTTCTCCGCGCGGAGCATGGCGCCGCTGCTGGCGACGAACGAGGACAAGCCCCTCGTCCGCAAGCCCGAGCAGATCGTCTTCGAGGGCGACAAGGAGACGGCGCTCCTGCGCAGCCAGGCGGATGGCATGACGGTGGACGAGGTCCTCCGCGTGCTCGCCTCGGCCACGCGCCCCGAGTCCATCCCGGAGCTGGACCGCTTCGTGCGGCGGGCCATCGCCGCGCTCAAGCTGGAGCCCGGCAGGACGCGGGAGCTCGCCGCGTCCTTCCTGCGCCCGGGCGTGAATCCGGGGCTGCGCGAGCTCACCATGGACGTGCTCGCGGGCACGGGGCATGCGCAGGCCCAGGCGCTGATGCGCGAGCTGCTCCAGGCCCCCGTGGCGCGCGAGCACGAGACGTCCTATGGGCTGATGCTGCAGCGCGCGGGCTTCCTCGAGACGCCCGAGCCGGAGACGGCCCGGATGCTGACCACGCTGCGCGAGCAGGCCCGAGTGGGCAACGACGTGGCCACCCGGCGCGCGTCCGAGTACGCGCTGGGCGGCGTGGTGTCGAAGCTCCCGCCTGGGGACCCCAACGTGGCGACGTACCTGCGCCCGCTCCAGGACTCGCTGCGCGACGCGAAGGACCCCCAGGACCGCATGCACGCGCTGCGCGCGCTGGGCAACACGCGACAGGAGGCCGTGCTGGACCAGGCGCAGCCCTACCTGCGCGACGACTCCACCGAGGTGCGCGCCGCGGCGGCCGAGTCCCTGCGCGCCGTGCCGCAGGAGATTGCCACGCGCATGCTGCTCGACTCGCTGGTCCAGGAGCCGGAGCGACTGGTGCAGGCGGCGCTGCTGGACGCGCTCGACGCGCGCACGCTGGACGGGGCGGACCTGGAGCGACTGCGCACCTGGGTCGTTTCGGGGGGGATGGTCTCCGGGGTGGAGGCCACGCTGCTCAACCTCATCACCCATCGCATCGACGGCGGCGGCGCGCCGGTCCTCCAGATGCTCCAGGCGCTCGCGCTGCGCCCGGGCCAGCAATCCTCCACTCGCGCTCGCATCATGTCGCTGATGGCCCAGTCCTCCGCCGAGCTGGGGGGCTGA
- a CDS encoding ECF-type sigma factor produces MSEKTSLLDGARNEGTEARDALQGVAYQELREMTHAAMSGEASRATLRPMLLLRDICGRWAGESADVERRRHVLGVGAQAMRRALVEAVRVRNARRRDALREPLYLHDEVTESPVGVDIDVLGLERVLVALESFKPRLARLVELRYFAGLGIQETAAVLGVAPATVRRDWAFARGWLCEGVGH; encoded by the coding sequence ATGTCGGAGAAGACATCGCTGCTGGACGGCGCTCGCAACGAAGGCACGGAGGCCCGGGACGCTCTTCAGGGGGTGGCGTACCAGGAGCTTCGCGAGATGACGCACGCGGCCATGAGTGGTGAGGCTTCGCGGGCCACGCTGCGTCCCATGCTGCTGCTTCGCGACATCTGCGGGCGCTGGGCGGGGGAGTCCGCGGACGTGGAGCGACGTCGCCATGTGCTGGGCGTGGGAGCCCAGGCGATGCGTCGGGCGTTGGTGGAGGCGGTGCGGGTGCGCAACGCCCGCCGTCGGGACGCGCTGCGTGAGCCCCTGTACCTGCATGACGAGGTGACGGAGTCCCCCGTGGGCGTCGACATCGACGTGCTGGGGTTGGAGCGGGTGCTGGTGGCGCTGGAGTCGTTCAAGCCCCGGCTGGCCCGCCTCGTGGAGCTGCGCTACTTCGCGGGCCTGGGCATCCAGGAGACCGCCGCGGTGCTGGGCGTGGCGCCCGCCACCGTGCGCCGGGACTGGGCCTTCGCGCGCGGCTGGTTGTGTGAAGGCGTGGGGCACTGA
- a CDS encoding sensor histidine kinase, whose translation MIRSWRVWLAVSACLALALAGVVWLSVFALRLDRADRQARMSAAREENVRLALWRLDSELLPLVARESAVPAEAYAAVAPVPGVLDARNAPLPEGQAWLASPLLAGPPEHVLLHFQVDAAGKVSSPQVIDASLRASLGVAASPVKDEVLRTRLEHVSRQLGGLRLREALAAREAPASRGSPSSRSLSKLSNSFQELKNASEFDARSRSARQAANQNVVAYQAQEPSSARASPRAEMRALWVGDALLLGRLVQVDGQEVLQGCWLDWPGLSRWLQGRVEDLLPGATLEPARGDVTATGEGRLLAALPVRLVPGSPSGEEGSSGALSSLPLVLTVAWSGVVLAGVAVVALLVGVMALSERRGAFVSAVTHELRTPLTTFRMYTEMLSAGMVPDAARRQEYFDILHREAERLSHLVENVLAYARIERGRAPARLEPVAVDALVSRMEPRLAERALQAGLVLSVDVPPDVTVMTDPSAVEQILFNLVDNASKYAAGAADTRLHLVLEVRGRRAGLVVRDHGPGVDPATARKLFEPFSKSVQAAARSAPGVGLGLALCRQLARSMRGELRYARAREGGARFVLWLPTA comes from the coding sequence ATGATTCGCTCCTGGCGTGTCTGGCTCGCGGTGAGCGCCTGTCTGGCGCTGGCCCTGGCCGGCGTGGTGTGGCTGTCCGTCTTCGCCCTGCGCCTGGACCGCGCGGACCGCCAGGCCCGCATGAGCGCGGCGCGCGAGGAGAACGTGCGGCTGGCGCTGTGGCGGTTGGACTCGGAGCTGTTGCCGCTGGTGGCTCGGGAGAGCGCGGTGCCGGCGGAGGCGTACGCGGCCGTCGCTCCCGTGCCCGGCGTGCTGGACGCGCGCAACGCCCCGTTGCCCGAGGGCCAGGCGTGGCTTGCGTCCCCGTTGCTCGCGGGGCCGCCCGAGCATGTCCTGCTCCACTTCCAGGTGGACGCCGCCGGGAAGGTCTCCTCTCCGCAGGTCATCGACGCGTCGCTGCGGGCCTCGCTCGGCGTGGCTGCTTCACCCGTGAAGGACGAGGTGTTGCGGACGCGCCTCGAGCACGTGTCGCGGCAACTCGGTGGCCTCCGGCTGCGCGAGGCGCTGGCGGCAAGGGAGGCGCCGGCCTCGAGGGGAAGCCCGTCGTCGCGGAGCCTGAGCAAGCTGTCGAACTCGTTCCAGGAGCTCAAGAACGCCAGTGAGTTCGATGCCCGCTCGCGCAGCGCGCGCCAGGCCGCGAACCAGAATGTCGTGGCCTACCAGGCCCAGGAGCCATCTTCGGCCCGAGCGAGCCCCCGCGCGGAGATGCGGGCGCTCTGGGTGGGCGACGCGCTCCTGCTGGGGCGGCTCGTCCAGGTGGACGGCCAGGAGGTCCTCCAGGGCTGCTGGTTGGACTGGCCCGGGTTGAGTCGCTGGCTCCAGGGCCGTGTGGAGGACCTGCTTCCGGGCGCGACGCTGGAGCCCGCAAGGGGCGACGTCACGGCGACGGGGGAGGGGAGGCTCCTGGCGGCCCTGCCGGTGCGGCTGGTGCCGGGTTCCCCATCAGGAGAAGAGGGCTCCTCGGGGGCGCTGTCGTCCCTGCCGCTGGTCCTCACGGTGGCCTGGAGCGGCGTGGTGCTCGCGGGCGTGGCGGTGGTGGCCCTGTTGGTGGGGGTGATGGCGCTGAGCGAGCGCCGGGGCGCCTTCGTGTCGGCGGTGACGCACGAGCTGCGCACGCCGCTGACGACGTTCCGCATGTACACGGAGATGTTGTCGGCGGGCATGGTCCCGGACGCCGCGCGGCGACAGGAATACTTCGACATCCTCCACCGCGAGGCGGAGCGGCTCAGCCACCTGGTGGAGAACGTGCTCGCCTATGCCCGCATCGAGCGCGGACGCGCGCCAGCCCGGCTGGAGCCGGTGGCGGTGGACGCGCTCGTGTCTCGGATGGAGCCCCGGCTGGCCGAGCGCGCGCTCCAGGCGGGGCTGGTGCTGAGCGTGGATGTGCCCCCGGACGTCACCGTGATGACGGACCCGTCGGCGGTGGAGCAGATCCTCTTCAACCTCGTCGACAACGCATCCAAGTACGCCGCCGGCGCCGCCGATACCCGCCTGCACCTGGTGCTGGAGGTGCGGGGCCGCCGGGCGGGGTTGGTGGTGAGGGACCACGGCCCGGGCGTGGACCCGGCAACGGCCCGCAAGCTCTTCGAGCCCTTCTCCAAGTCCGTGCAGGCCGCTGCCCGGTCCGCGCCCGGCGTGGGCCTGGGGCTCGCCCTGTGTCGCCAGCTGGCCCGGAGCATGCGTGGGGAGCTGCGCTACGCACGGGCTCGCGAGGGCGGCGCCCGCTTCGTTCTCTGGCTACCCACCGCGTAG
- a CDS encoding response regulator transcription factor has product MAARRVLVVEDDPAIRRGIVDALRFEGYEVLEAGVREEGQRVAERTPVDLVLLDLVLPDGDGLDLLAAVRKSRPTLPVIILTARGQEEDRVKGLKLGADDYVVKPFSVRELLARVGAVLRRSAERPVGASRVDFPGGHFVVERRELSFDDGTRMDLSEREADALRYLGENPGRAISREELLERVWHLPARGLQTRTVDMTMARLREKLRDDSAEPRVILTVRGKGYMFSQSGGAR; this is encoded by the coding sequence ATGGCCGCGCGCCGAGTGCTCGTCGTCGAGGATGATCCCGCCATCCGGCGCGGAATCGTGGATGCGCTTCGCTTCGAGGGCTACGAGGTCCTCGAGGCGGGCGTGCGGGAAGAGGGCCAGCGCGTGGCTGAGCGCACGCCGGTGGACCTGGTGCTGCTGGACCTGGTCCTCCCGGATGGTGACGGGTTGGATTTGCTGGCGGCGGTGCGCAAGAGCCGGCCCACGCTGCCCGTCATCATCCTCACCGCCCGGGGCCAGGAGGAGGACCGGGTGAAGGGCTTGAAGCTCGGCGCGGACGACTACGTGGTGAAGCCCTTCTCGGTGCGTGAGCTGCTGGCCCGGGTGGGCGCGGTGCTTCGACGCTCGGCCGAGCGCCCCGTGGGGGCCTCCCGCGTGGACTTCCCCGGCGGGCACTTCGTGGTGGAGCGCCGCGAACTGAGCTTCGATGACGGCACGCGGATGGACCTGTCGGAGCGCGAGGCGGACGCGCTGCGCTACCTCGGGGAGAACCCGGGTCGGGCCATCTCCCGCGAGGAGTTGCTCGAGCGCGTGTGGCATCTGCCCGCGCGTGGCCTGCAGACGCGCACCGTGGACATGACGATGGCGCGCCTGCGCGAGAAGCTGCGCGACGACTCCGCCGAGCCCCGCGTCATCCTCACGGTGCGCGGGAAGGGCTACATGTTCTCCCAGTCGGGTGGCGCCCGATGA
- a CDS encoding vWA domain-containing protein has translation MKPALKLPIILGSAAALAVSALLLGKPSPGDTPASVVVAPPVAPPAPVAVIPSPPVAPTVTPVVDSKTAPVIQIALLLDTSGSMDGLLDQARTQLWNIVNRFAKAKRGGAAPRLELALYTYGDTTPGSSANEIRQVTAFTSDLDALSERLFALRTSGGSEHGGEVIQEATQKLEWSAKEDSMRLIFVAGNETFIQGPVDYREAVAAARKKGITVNTIHCGDYEQGIADHWKDAATRADGSYMNIDQNLKVVELAAPQDEEIARLGAELNNTYVVYGGAEAKESQQRQATQDKLSRGVSLSNMASRAMAKSSGNYSNESWDLVDAVKKNKVDLGAVAAEELPEPMRNLDAEGRKAWLTAREKEREALQQRIQQLGKERQQFLAEARKTQATEGDDTLDGVIGQVVQREASKRSFTLE, from the coding sequence ATGAAACCGGCCCTCAAGCTCCCCATCATCCTCGGCTCGGCCGCGGCGCTCGCGGTCTCCGCGCTCCTGTTGGGCAAGCCTTCTCCCGGCGATACCCCCGCCTCCGTCGTCGTGGCGCCTCCCGTCGCTCCGCCCGCGCCCGTGGCGGTGATTCCGTCCCCGCCGGTGGCGCCGACCGTGACTCCGGTCGTGGACTCGAAGACGGCGCCGGTCATCCAGATTGCGCTCCTGCTCGACACGAGCGGCAGCATGGATGGGCTCTTGGACCAGGCGCGCACGCAGCTGTGGAACATCGTGAACCGCTTCGCGAAGGCGAAGCGCGGCGGCGCGGCCCCCCGGTTGGAGCTGGCCCTCTACACGTACGGCGACACCACTCCGGGCTCCAGCGCGAATGAGATCCGCCAGGTGACGGCCTTCACCTCGGACCTGGACGCCCTCTCCGAGCGGCTGTTCGCCCTGCGGACCTCCGGCGGCTCGGAGCACGGTGGCGAGGTCATCCAGGAGGCCACCCAGAAGCTCGAGTGGAGCGCCAAGGAGGACTCGATGCGGCTCATCTTCGTCGCTGGCAACGAGACCTTCATCCAGGGCCCGGTCGACTACCGCGAGGCGGTGGCCGCCGCGCGCAAGAAGGGCATCACGGTGAACACCATCCACTGCGGTGACTACGAGCAGGGCATCGCGGACCACTGGAAGGACGCGGCCACGCGCGCCGACGGCAGCTACATGAACATCGACCAGAACCTGAAGGTCGTCGAGCTCGCCGCTCCGCAGGATGAAGAGATTGCCCGTCTGGGCGCCGAGCTGAACAACACCTACGTGGTGTACGGCGGTGCGGAGGCCAAGGAGAGCCAGCAGCGTCAGGCCACGCAGGACAAGCTCTCGCGCGGGGTGTCGCTGTCGAACATGGCCTCGCGGGCGATGGCGAAGAGCTCCGGGAACTACTCCAACGAGAGCTGGGACCTGGTGGACGCGGTGAAGAAGAACAAGGTGGACCTGGGCGCCGTCGCCGCCGAGGAGTTGCCCGAGCCCATGCGCAACCTGGACGCCGAGGGTCGCAAGGCGTGGCTCACGGCCCGGGAGAAGGAGCGCGAGGCGTTGCAGCAGCGCATCCAGCAGCTCGGCAAGGAGCGCCAGCAGTTCCTGGCGGAGGCGCGCAAGACGCAGGCGACGGAGGGCGACGACACGCTGGACGGCGTCATCGGCCAGGTGGTGCAGCGCGAGGCGAGCAAGCGGAGCTTCACCCTGGAGTAG
- a CDS encoding Uma2 family endonuclease: protein MEKKPATYADLEALPDTVIGELIDGVLYASPRPALRHSLATSRLNGELSAPYGKGRGGPGGWLILFEPELHLSGGNVLVPDLVGWRRERMPGIPDGVGCTIVPDWVCEVLSPSTARLDRFAKQPVYGREGVKHLWLIDPKVRTLEVWRLVGQGYQKIAQHEGLAKVRAEPFEALELELGFLWDAG from the coding sequence GTGGAGAAGAAACCGGCCACCTATGCGGACCTGGAGGCGCTCCCCGACACGGTCATCGGGGAGCTCATCGATGGCGTGCTGTATGCCAGTCCCAGGCCGGCGCTGCGGCATTCGTTGGCGACGTCGCGTCTGAACGGTGAGTTGAGCGCTCCCTATGGCAAGGGCAGGGGAGGCCCCGGTGGCTGGCTCATCCTGTTCGAGCCGGAGCTCCATCTGTCTGGCGGCAACGTCCTCGTCCCGGACCTCGTAGGGTGGCGGCGCGAGCGGATGCCGGGGATTCCAGACGGGGTCGGCTGCACCATCGTCCCGGACTGGGTCTGCGAGGTGCTTTCTCCATCGACCGCACGGCTGGACCGCTTCGCCAAGCAGCCCGTCTATGGGCGTGAGGGTGTGAAGCACCTGTGGCTCATCGATCCGAAGGTCCGGACGCTGGAGGTCTGGCGGCTGGTGGGGCAGGGGTACCAGAAAATCGCCCAGCACGAGGGGCTGGCCAAGGTGCGCGCGGAGCCGTTCGAGGCGCTCGAACTGGAGCTGGGTTTCCTCTGGGACGCGGGGTAG
- a CDS encoding arginine repressor has translation MVEGMNLDDEILRLISEREISDQAVLQELLEAEGQAPSQSTLSRRLKKLGVQKVGGRYQRASLTEPVATPERPRVSIVEAPPNLLVVKTSPGYAPVLALALDREPEVPGLAGTVAGDDTIFVAVTDPSRLREVRSVVERLMLRSA, from the coding sequence ATGGTGGAAGGAATGAACCTGGACGACGAAATCCTTCGGCTCATCTCGGAGCGGGAGATCAGCGATCAGGCCGTCTTGCAGGAGCTGCTGGAGGCGGAGGGGCAGGCGCCGAGCCAGTCCACGCTGTCGCGGCGGCTCAAGAAGCTGGGCGTGCAGAAGGTGGGCGGGCGCTATCAACGCGCGTCCCTGACGGAGCCGGTGGCGACGCCGGAGCGTCCGCGCGTGAGCATCGTCGAGGCGCCGCCGAACCTGCTCGTGGTGAAGACGAGCCCCGGCTACGCGCCGGTGCTGGCGCTGGCGTTGGACCGCGAGCCGGAGGTGCCGGGGCTCGCCGGCACGGTGGCGGGTGACGACACCATCTTCGTCGCGGTGACGGACCCGTCCCGCCTGCGAGAGGTCCGCTCCGTGGTGGAGCGCTTGATGCTGCGCAGCGCCTGA
- a CDS encoding N-acetylornithine carbamoyltransferase, with protein MKHVTHIKDLGPAGVEAVLSQAEAWKKKAPGALFPGSILGMVFFNPSLRTRTSFEAVMLRGGGNAIILDVGAGVWKLEHREGAVMNLDRAEHLKEAAPVLSRFVDMLGVRTFSQGGGDEEDEVDPIINAFRKWATVPVVSMESAREHPCQGLADVLTLRETFGSTQKLPVTLTWAPHIKPLPKAVPNSFLLSAAAAGCEVRVAHPPGFELHPAVRAEAEAYAKATGGSITYTHEQDEALAGSRAVYAKSWGPTAAAAFSPNDVTALLASYSGWMPTLRTMSRAAKDAAFLHCLPVRRNVEVADEVLDHPSSRVVDEAGNRYHVQRALLHWMRSQSL; from the coding sequence ATGAAGCACGTCACCCACATCAAGGATCTCGGCCCCGCGGGTGTGGAGGCCGTCCTCTCGCAGGCGGAGGCTTGGAAGAAGAAGGCCCCCGGCGCGCTCTTCCCGGGGAGCATCCTGGGCATGGTGTTCTTCAACCCGTCCTTGCGCACGCGCACCTCGTTCGAGGCGGTGATGCTGCGCGGTGGCGGCAACGCCATCATCCTGGACGTGGGCGCGGGCGTGTGGAAGCTCGAGCACCGCGAGGGCGCGGTGATGAACCTGGACCGCGCCGAGCACCTCAAGGAGGCCGCGCCCGTCCTGTCGCGCTTCGTGGACATGCTGGGCGTGCGCACCTTCTCGCAGGGCGGCGGTGACGAGGAGGACGAGGTCGACCCCATCATCAACGCCTTCCGCAAGTGGGCCACCGTCCCCGTGGTCAGCATGGAGTCCGCGCGCGAGCACCCCTGCCAGGGCCTGGCGGACGTGCTCACCCTGCGCGAGACGTTCGGCTCCACCCAGAAGCTGCCGGTGACGCTGACGTGGGCGCCCCACATCAAGCCCCTGCCCAAGGCGGTGCCCAACTCGTTCCTGCTCAGCGCGGCCGCGGCCGGCTGCGAGGTGCGCGTGGCCCACCCACCCGGCTTCGAGCTGCACCCGGCCGTGCGCGCGGAGGCGGAGGCGTACGCCAAGGCCACCGGCGGCAGCATCACCTACACCCACGAGCAGGACGAGGCGCTCGCCGGCAGCCGCGCCGTCTACGCCAAGTCCTGGGGCCCGACGGCCGCGGCGGCCTTCTCGCCCAACGACGTCACGGCGCTGCTCGCGTCGTACTCCGGATGGATGCCCACGCTGCGCACCATGTCGCGCGCCGCCAAGGACGCCGCCTTCCTGCACTGCCTCCCCGTGCGTCGCAACGTGGAGGTCGCCGACGAGGTCCTGGACCACCCCAGCAGCCGCGTGGTGGACGAGGCGGGCAACCGCTACCACGTCCAGCGCGCCCTCCTGCACTGGATGCGCTCGCAGTCCCTCTGA
- the argB gene encoding acetylglutamate kinase: MPLSPDPYSALRNAARYVQQFRRKTFVVKLGGAMLSDPRLRRSACEQIALLWTFSIRPVVVHGGGPELDTLCDALHLPVEKVAGRRVTSAPVLDAAKMVLAGKLHTDLLADLQAAGVPAVGLSGVDAGLIKARKRPPVMVTEPGATEGRLVDYGLVGDIEAVDTRVVEHLRSADYVPVIAPLSGGVDGAVYNTNADTVAAALSVALSAEKLFFLVQVPGLLKDLNDPTSLVTLANLTDLATMENTGAISGGMRPKAHAIRHALVGGVGSVHLVSGVAPNALLEEVFTNEGSGTMVVREKAPKTAAGNAG; this comes from the coding sequence GTGCCCCTGTCGCCCGACCCGTACTCCGCGCTTCGCAACGCCGCGCGCTATGTGCAGCAGTTCCGTCGCAAGACGTTCGTCGTGAAGCTCGGCGGCGCCATGCTGAGCGACCCGCGCCTGCGCCGCTCCGCGTGCGAGCAGATCGCCCTCTTGTGGACCTTCTCCATCCGCCCCGTCGTCGTGCACGGCGGCGGTCCGGAGCTGGACACGCTGTGTGACGCCCTCCACCTGCCGGTGGAGAAGGTGGCGGGCCGCCGCGTCACGTCCGCGCCCGTGCTGGACGCGGCGAAGATGGTGCTCGCCGGCAAGCTGCACACGGACCTGCTCGCGGACCTGCAGGCGGCGGGCGTGCCCGCGGTGGGCCTGAGCGGCGTGGACGCGGGCCTCATCAAGGCGCGCAAGCGTCCCCCCGTCATGGTGACGGAGCCGGGCGCCACCGAGGGCCGGCTGGTGGACTACGGGCTGGTGGGCGACATCGAGGCGGTGGACACGCGCGTCGTCGAGCACCTGCGCTCGGCCGACTACGTGCCCGTCATCGCGCCCCTCTCCGGCGGCGTGGACGGCGCCGTGTACAACACCAACGCGGACACCGTGGCGGCGGCGCTGTCGGTGGCCCTGTCGGCGGAGAAGCTCTTCTTCCTGGTCCAGGTGCCGGGCCTGCTCAAGGACCTGAACGACCCGACGTCGCTGGTGACGCTGGCGAACCTGACGGACCTGGCGACCATGGAGAACACGGGCGCCATCTCCGGCGGCATGCGGCCCAAGGCGCACGCCATCCGCCACGCGCTCGTGGGCGGGGTGGGCAGCGTGCACCTGGTCAGCGGCGTCGCGCCCAACGCGCTGCTCGAGGAGGTCTTCACCAACGAGGGCAGCGGCACCATGGTCGTCCGCGAGAAGGCGCCCAAGACGGCCGCCGGGAACGCGGGATGA
- a CDS encoding M20/M25/M40 family metallo-hydrolase, producing MKPAELLQALVAIPSVSGDERLIADTVSGWAEGWGARVQRKGHNVWFSVGSGPRRLLVNSHLDTVKPCAGWTYAPHAPEWREDRLYGLGSNDAKGCVTGMLVAARTLLAEGAPQGAEVVFAFTAEEETGGQGLGTLLPELGPLDAAVVGEPTSLKPCTAQRGMLLLRCTAHGKSAHVAHAHKAQAVNAIHMAAGDISKLAELRFPSHPLLGEARAQVTQISGGLARNQVPDACEFFVDLRTTPSMDHAQVAKELGEALQSEVKVHSARYLPKATADHQPIVRAAIAASGEAPVGSSTTSDWAFLGELPAVKVGPGDTLRSHLADEYITRAELEAGAAFYTRLLRGYFEEVARG from the coding sequence ATGAAGCCGGCGGAGCTGCTCCAGGCGCTGGTGGCCATCCCCAGCGTGTCGGGTGACGAGCGTCTCATCGCGGACACGGTGTCCGGGTGGGCGGAGGGCTGGGGTGCGCGCGTCCAGCGCAAGGGCCACAACGTGTGGTTCTCCGTGGGCAGCGGCCCCCGACGCCTGCTCGTCAACTCGCACCTGGACACGGTCAAGCCGTGTGCCGGGTGGACGTACGCGCCCCACGCGCCCGAGTGGCGCGAGGACCGCCTGTACGGCCTGGGCAGCAACGACGCCAAGGGGTGCGTGACGGGGATGCTCGTCGCGGCCCGCACCCTGCTCGCCGAAGGCGCGCCCCAGGGCGCCGAAGTCGTCTTCGCCTTCACCGCCGAAGAGGAGACCGGAGGCCAGGGCCTGGGCACGCTCCTGCCCGAGCTGGGGCCGCTCGACGCCGCGGTGGTGGGCGAGCCGACCAGCCTCAAGCCCTGCACCGCGCAGCGAGGCATGCTGCTCCTGCGCTGCACCGCGCACGGCAAGAGCGCGCACGTGGCGCACGCGCACAAGGCGCAGGCGGTCAACGCCATCCACATGGCGGCCGGGGACATCTCCAAGCTCGCGGAGCTGCGCTTCCCGTCGCATCCGCTGCTGGGTGAGGCGCGGGCGCAGGTGACGCAGATCTCCGGGGGCCTGGCGCGCAACCAGGTGCCCGACGCGTGCGAGTTCTTCGTGGACCTGCGCACCACGCCGAGCATGGACCACGCGCAGGTGGCGAAGGAGCTGGGCGAGGCGCTCCAGAGCGAGGTGAAGGTGCACTCGGCGCGCTACCTGCCGAAGGCGACGGCGGACCATCAGCCCATCGTCCGCGCGGCGATCGCGGCGTCGGGCGAGGCACCGGTGGGCTCCAGCACCACGTCGGACTGGGCCTTCCTGGGCGAACTGCCCGCGGTGAAGGTGGGCCCGGGCGACACGCTGCGAAGCCACCTGGCGGACGAGTACATCACCCGGGCGGAGCTGGAAGCCGGCGCCGCCTTCTACACGCGCCTTCTGCGCGGCTACTTCGAGGAGGTGGCCCGTGGCTGA